The Herbaspirillum sp. RTI4 genome has a segment encoding these proteins:
- a CDS encoding L-asparaginase: MKILAPGTVIFHRHRGYGVLTGINLLTGWISARFGSEMRTLDLSLLSDDVHYADGTAILFRGTPPDRMPHARLMAMVRDLHLAGYQRLYLYSWPKPSGLHWRWQLFTGSRDWMERPRREGWYGSGADYNFNPVMGWGDTPGESAAELASTLARFDPHGLARALERDEDHTAWFADVCAALLPDYAFSLGWDQSGPMPEHLPVIAVRRGVPDYAGPPLPWPPGFTRIWSAGRQERVEFTHAVRLSLPMLASDSADDE; encoded by the coding sequence ATGAAAATCCTCGCCCCCGGGACTGTTATTTTTCATCGCCATCGTGGTTATGGCGTGCTGACGGGCATCAATTTGCTGACCGGGTGGATTTCTGCGCGCTTTGGCAGCGAAATGCGCACGCTGGATCTGAGTCTGCTGTCTGATGATGTGCATTATGCGGACGGTACAGCCATCCTGTTTCGCGGCACTCCCCCGGATCGTATGCCGCACGCCAGGCTGATGGCCATGGTGCGCGATTTGCATCTGGCCGGTTATCAGCGCTTGTATTTGTATAGCTGGCCCAAGCCCTCCGGTCTGCACTGGCGCTGGCAATTGTTCACCGGTTCGCGCGACTGGATGGAGCGTCCCCGGCGTGAGGGCTGGTACGGTTCGGGCGCCGATTACAATTTCAATCCGGTGATGGGATGGGGCGATACGCCGGGGGAGTCGGCGGCGGAACTGGCCAGTACGCTGGCGCGTTTCGATCCGCACGGACTGGCCCGGGCGCTGGAGCGGGATGAGGATCACACGGCCTGGTTTGCCGATGTCTGCGCGGCCTTGCTACCTGATTATGCGTTCAGTCTGGGCTGGGATCAGTCGGGGCCGATGCCGGAACACTTGCCGGTGATTGCGGTGCGCCGTGGCGTTCCCGATTACGCCGGACCGCCGCTTCCCTGGCCGCCCGGGTTTACCCGGATCTGGAGCGCGGGACGGCAGGAGCGGGTCGAATTCACCCATGCCGTTCGTTTGTCTTTGCCCATGCTGGCAAGCGACAGTGCAGACGACGAATAA
- a CDS encoding asparaginase domain-containing protein, with protein MTLHILASGGTFDKHYDPLSGKLGFGESHLPAALARARLTVETTLELLPPLDSLDMQPADRQRILDACRRSTHSAVVILHGTDTMPETAAVLGAAHLPRTIVLTGAMIPYEIDGSDALFNLGFACGVAQTLPAGVYIAMNGRIFDWDKVVKNRGEGIFESAAAAK; from the coding sequence ATGACACTGCACATCCTCGCCAGCGGCGGCACTTTCGACAAGCATTACGATCCGCTCAGCGGAAAACTCGGTTTTGGCGAAAGCCACTTGCCAGCGGCCTTGGCGCGCGCCCGCCTGACCGTTGAAACCACACTGGAACTCTTGCCGCCGCTCGATTCGCTGGACATGCAGCCCGCCGACCGTCAGCGCATCCTCGACGCCTGCCGCCGCTCGACGCACAGCGCCGTCGTCATCCTCCACGGCACCGACACCATGCCGGAAACCGCCGCCGTACTCGGCGCAGCCCATCTGCCGCGCACCATCGTGCTGACCGGCGCCATGATCCCGTATGAGATTGACGGCTCAGATGCCTTGTTTAATTTGGGATTTGCCTGCGGCGTCGCGCAAACCTTGCCGGCCGGCGTCTATATCGCCATGAATGGCCGGATTTTCGACTGGGACAAGGTGGTGAAAAATCGTGGTGAAGGGATCTTTGAAAGCGCTGCGGCGGCAAAGTAG
- a CDS encoding SRPBCC family protein has product MKFNHLIQINDPLLPLAEPLTRAQLWRGLIARAETPRMFVPHLDACQLLAGEEIDAAIPTQIRRTLRYGELTVTDVVDFIPLTHVHYDVPAQGEIVASSLRMTIEEPEPDMLFVRFEYSDAQPDEPGTEAAFYNNYRRSAWEAADIDTVRVIRELAEAGELG; this is encoded by the coding sequence ATGAAATTCAATCATCTGATTCAAATTAACGACCCCTTGCTGCCCTTGGCAGAGCCGCTGACGCGCGCCCAGTTGTGGCGCGGCCTGATTGCGCGTGCCGAAACACCGAGGATGTTCGTGCCGCATCTGGATGCCTGCCAGTTGCTGGCGGGCGAGGAAATCGACGCCGCTATTCCGACGCAAATACGGCGCACCTTGCGTTACGGTGAGCTGACCGTGACGGATGTGGTCGATTTCATCCCCTTGACGCATGTGCATTACGATGTGCCGGCGCAGGGCGAGATCGTCGCATCCAGTTTGCGGATGACGATTGAAGAGCCGGAACCGGACATGCTGTTCGTGCGTTTTGAGTATAGCGACGCGCAGCCGGACGAACCCGGCACCGAAGCGGCGTTTTACAACAACTATCGCCGTTCGGCCTGGGAAGCGGCTGATATCGATACGGTGCGGGTGATTCGGGAACTGGCAGAGGCGGGGGAGTTGGGGTGA
- a CDS encoding chemotaxis protein CheW → MKTTEQASSRDRRQTETFLPYMRDVSRCEQSLQELNMMWRVIEASAKMNCPTEARTILPTMAATRTGFSRLESELVASLVQEKVSTVIRAIGTKAQYVIDIVVRNLFERTADVGFLATDHELCAFVAGLNGDQSAAHHRLREYRSKYTVYDEIILLDLDGNVLAQIDPDTPLEHSKDPLLAETLASDTYVETFRASELRPHKDRALIYSRRMHHPETNAVIGVLCLCFNFEQEMAGIFHSHRDTENRSVMLLLGSDNRVIASGDPLWINTGTLVPVKKNTDAELMLFCGREYLVRTFSSDGYQNYPGPTGWQGQVMIPVEIAFSGIVNTMLSELDPGVAEGLLSHANTFCTPLFDIMNAAKTIQRVVWNGQVMTAGQNGELDKLKTILDQISETGNRTNELFAQSIRDLYQTVLSSGMREAEFTSHLLVDLLDRNLYERSDDCRWWALTPELRTALALPEQDAALAEKLTGILTYINDLYTVYTRIFVYDRHGVIIASTGPQDGPIVTGERIDPDTLSRVLKLDTTQDYHVSPFAATTLYDNADTYIYHAAIRDMDNASLIVGGIGIVFDSTPEFVNMLNSGLGDKKNMAAFFIDRNGRILSSTDPTHAVGSQLTIDADLLQIAKGESASRITVHNDQYATVACTASNGYREFKVSDGYQEDVIAVVFESFGAVRNSGMQSAGSAGYVLEADVPHTDASEYATFFSDQHLMAIDAAHILEAVPFSEVQPTSMSERPAQIGVLSLKHDDNIKEFIWVFDLGHLVRGTLSTISANSQVMITRHGKHTIGLMVDELHAVTQFSPLQIIPTPFATPGVPMLATKVIKANKGTLLIQSIDVERLFTLVLDGQLPPEPEEEITPLLAAA, encoded by the coding sequence ATGAAAACAACGGAACAAGCATCCTCCCGCGACAGGCGACAAACAGAGACCTTCCTGCCCTACATGCGCGACGTCAGTCGCTGTGAGCAATCACTGCAGGAACTGAACATGATGTGGCGCGTCATCGAAGCCTCGGCCAAGATGAATTGCCCCACGGAAGCCCGAACCATCCTGCCTACCATGGCCGCGACCCGCACCGGATTCAGCCGACTGGAAAGCGAACTGGTGGCCAGTCTGGTGCAGGAAAAAGTCAGCACCGTCATACGGGCCATCGGTACCAAGGCGCAATACGTCATCGACATCGTGGTGCGCAATCTGTTTGAACGCACCGCCGATGTCGGCTTCCTCGCCACCGACCATGAACTGTGCGCCTTCGTCGCCGGCCTGAACGGCGATCAGAGCGCGGCCCATCATCGCTTGCGCGAGTACCGCAGCAAATATACGGTCTACGACGAAATCATCCTGCTCGACCTGGACGGCAACGTCCTGGCGCAAATCGATCCCGATACCCCGCTGGAACATAGCAAAGACCCCTTGCTGGCAGAAACCCTCGCCAGCGATACCTACGTCGAAACCTTTCGCGCCAGCGAGTTGCGCCCGCACAAAGATCGCGCCCTGATTTATTCGCGCCGCATGCACCACCCAGAGACCAACGCCGTCATCGGCGTGCTCTGTCTGTGCTTCAATTTTGAGCAGGAAATGGCCGGCATTTTCCATTCGCACCGGGATACGGAAAACCGCTCAGTCATGCTCCTGCTGGGCAGCGATAATCGCGTCATTGCCAGCGGCGATCCGCTATGGATCAACACCGGCACGCTGGTTCCTGTGAAGAAAAATACCGATGCAGAACTGATGCTGTTTTGCGGCCGCGAATATCTGGTGCGCACCTTCTCCTCGGACGGCTACCAAAATTATCCGGGGCCGACAGGATGGCAGGGGCAGGTCATGATCCCGGTTGAAATTGCGTTCAGCGGCATCGTCAACACCATGCTCAGCGAACTCGATCCCGGTGTCGCGGAAGGTTTGCTCTCGCACGCCAACACCTTCTGCACGCCGCTGTTCGACATCATGAATGCCGCCAAAACCATTCAACGCGTAGTGTGGAACGGCCAGGTCATGACGGCCGGCCAGAACGGCGAACTGGACAAACTGAAAACCATCCTCGACCAGATCAGCGAAACCGGCAACCGCACCAACGAACTGTTTGCGCAATCGATACGCGATCTGTATCAGACCGTCCTCTCGTCAGGCATGCGCGAAGCCGAATTCACTTCGCATTTACTGGTCGATCTGCTCGACCGCAATCTCTACGAACGCTCCGACGATTGCCGCTGGTGGGCGCTGACGCCGGAACTGCGCACCGCGCTGGCGTTGCCGGAGCAAGATGCGGCGTTGGCCGAAAAGCTCACCGGCATCCTGACTTACATCAACGATCTCTACACGGTCTACACCCGGATTTTTGTCTACGACCGGCACGGCGTCATCATCGCCAGCACCGGCCCGCAAGACGGCCCTATCGTCACCGGCGAGCGCATCGATCCCGACACCCTGAGCCGCGTACTGAAACTCGACACCACGCAGGACTATCACGTCAGCCCGTTTGCCGCGACCACGCTCTACGACAACGCCGACACCTACATCTATCACGCCGCAATCCGCGACATGGACAATGCCAGCCTCATCGTCGGTGGCATCGGCATCGTCTTCGATTCGACGCCGGAATTCGTCAACATGCTCAACAGCGGTCTGGGCGACAAAAAGAACATGGCCGCCTTCTTCATCGATCGCAACGGCAGGATTTTATCCAGCACCGACCCGACGCACGCAGTCGGCTCGCAACTGACCATCGATGCCGACCTGCTGCAAATCGCCAAAGGCGAAAGCGCTTCCAGGATCACTGTCCACAATGACCAATACGCCACCGTTGCCTGCACCGCCTCCAACGGTTACCGGGAATTCAAGGTCAGCGACGGCTATCAGGAAGACGTTATCGCCGTGGTATTCGAATCCTTCGGTGCCGTGCGCAACAGCGGAATGCAGTCTGCCGGCAGCGCCGGCTATGTACTGGAAGCCGATGTGCCACACACCGATGCCAGCGAATACGCGACCTTCTTCTCCGATCAACATCTGATGGCCATCGACGCCGCTCATATCCTGGAAGCCGTTCCCTTTTCAGAAGTACAGCCGACCTCAATGAGCGAACGGCCGGCGCAGATCGGGGTACTGAGTCTCAAGCACGACGACAACATCAAGGAATTCATCTGGGTCTTCGATCTGGGCCACCTGGTGCGCGGCACCCTGTCCACTATCAGCGCCAACAGTCAGGTGATGATTACGCGGCACGGCAAACACACCATCGGACTGATGGTCGACGAACTGCATGCGGTCACGCAATTCAGCCCCTTGCAAATCATCCCCACCCCCTTTGCCACGCCGGGCGTGCCAATGCTGGCGACCAAAGTCATCAAGGCCAACAAAGGCACTCTGTTGATTCAATCGATTGATGTGGAGCGGCTATTTACGCTGGTGCTGGACGGACAACTCCCGCCAGAACCGGAAGAGGAAATAACGCCCTTGCTGGCGGCGGCCTGA